Proteins found in one Triticum aestivum cultivar Chinese Spring chromosome 4D, IWGSC CS RefSeq v2.1, whole genome shotgun sequence genomic segment:
- the LOC123095903 gene encoding uncharacterized protein, whose product MGVPYAPSLVAFLPEDVGKVLSGGGARRGRSCGGHRHGEEAYGATAPPSDCAGVCHPVEELLVLLRPIPTFKCRYQSRSVRYYCKYVGDVVSSHLHILEQS is encoded by the exons ATGGGCGTCCCGTATGCCCCCTCCCTCGTTGCCTTTCTTCCCGAGGACGTCGGCAAGGTGCTTTCAGGAGGTGGGGCACGGAGGGGGAGGAGTTGCGGCGGACATCGTCATGGGGAGGAGGCGTACGGCGCGACCGCGCCGCCATCGGATTGTGCTGGAGTCTGCCACCCTGTGGAGGAGCTGTTGGTGTTGCTTCGTCCAATCCCCACCTTCAAGTGCCGATATCAGTCCAGGAG TGTCCGATATTACTGCAAATATGTTGGGGACGTCGTCTCCAGCCACCTGCACATATT GGAACAAAGTTAA